CTCCAGCCGGATCATGCGCGAGACAATCACCGAGATGGAGGCCAGCTGGCGGGACCAGCCCAGGGTCTTCATCCCGCTGCAGCCGGGCTGACGGACGAACCGACCGCCCGCGCCCGGTCCCGGCTGGTCGCCGGGCCAGGCGCAGGCCGCCTACTCCTCCGCGGTCGGCCTGAAGTCCAGCAGGACCTTTCCGGATTCCGCTGAATTCCTGGCCATTTCAAAGGCCTCGAGACCGCGTTCCAGCGGGAAGTCGTGCGTGACCACGGGGTCCACGAACAGTGTGCCGTCCGCGAGAGCCGCGATGACCTCGTCGATTTCACTGTTGAAGCGGAAGGAACCAAGGAGTTCCAGCTCGCGGGTGATGGCCAGGGAGATCAGGACGGGCTGGGGTCCGGAGGGCAGCAGGCCCACCATCACCACTTTGCCGCCGCGGACGGTTCCTTTGATCGCGGAAGCAAGGCCGTGGTGCCTGCCGGAGGATTCGATGACCACGTCCGCCTCCACCGCGGCTATGGCCTCGGCGTCGTCGGCTTTCAGGACCTCGTGGGCGCCGACGGCCCGGGCGATCTCCAGCGGTTTCGGGTGCATGTCCACGGCAACAATCCGTTCGGCACCCGCGCGCTTGAGGACCGCCACCGCCAGGGCGCCGATGGGACCGCTGCCGATCACCAGCGCCGTCTTGCCCTTGACGTCTCCGGCGCGGGCCACGGCATGCCAGGCAACGGCGGCCGGTTCCGCCAGGGCGGCGGTCCGCAGTCTGAGGCTTTCGGGCAGCGGCCGGAGCATCCGGGCAGGCAGGACGGCGTAGCGGCTGAAGGCGCCGTCGGTGTGCGGGAAGCGGGCGGCGCTCCCCAGATAAGTGCAGCCCGGCGACAGGTTGGGCCGGTCTTCGGGATACCGGGCGGCGCCGGGACCCGGCGTGGCGGGGTGGACGGCGACGGGGGTGCCGGCTGCGGGGCCGGTACCGTCGGCGGCGGCCTGCGCCACGACGCCGACGATCTCATGGCCCAGGACCATGGGCGCCTTCAGGATCGATTCCCCGGCCGCGCCGTGCAGCCAGTAGTGCAGGTCCGAACCGCAGATCCCGCCGTACACGACCTCAACGACGGCCTGGTCCGCCGCGGGTGCCGCCAGCGGGACGTCTTCGATGCGCAGGTCGCCGGCGGCGTGCGCGACGACGGCCGGGCCGGACGCGGGAAGGGCTGAAACTGCCGACATCAGACCACCACCGTCATTCCGCCGTCGATGAAAATGGTCTGGCCGTTGACGAAATTGGAACCATCGGATGCGAGCCACACCGCCGGGCCGGCCAGGTCCTGCACTGTCCCCCACCGGTGCGCCGGCGTGCGGCCGAGGATCCAGGAGTTGAACTGCTCATCGTCCACCAGGTTCTGGGTCATTTCGGTGTGGATGTAGCCCGGTGCAATGCCGTTGATCTGCAGGCCCGAGGCTGCCCATTCCGCGGTCATGGCCCGGGTCAGGTTCCGGAGCCCGCCCTTGGCCGCAACGTACGGGGCGATGGTGGGGCGAGCGAGGTCGGTCTGCACCGAGCAGATGTTGATGATCTTGCCGTGTCCGCGCGGAATCATGTGCCGGGCCGCTTCCCGGCCTACGAGGAACGCGCTGGTGAGATCGGTTTTGATCACCCGTTCCCAGTCGCTGACTTCCAGCTCCAGCATGGGCACGCGGTGCTGGATGCCCGCGTTGTTCACCAGGATTTCCAGCGGTCCCACGTTTTCCTCCACCCAGGCGACGCCGCGGGCGGCCCCGGTGTCCTTTGTGACGTCGAAGGCGCAGCTGTGCACCCGCCCCGGCGGGTAGTCGGCCGCCATGGCTGCCTCGGCGGCCTTGAGCCGCTCGGGGTTGATGCCGTTGAGCACCACCGTGGCACCGGCATCAGCCAGCGCCCGCGCCAGGGCATTGCCGATCCCCCGGCTGGAACCCGTGACCAGGGCGATGCGCCCGGTCAGGTCAAAAAGTGCACTCATGGTTTGTTGTTCCTCAATTGGTCTTGACTGCGTTGTGATCACTGAGATTCGAGATGGTTTGCCGGACGGCGGCGAGATCGAGGTCCCCCAGCCCCTGGCGCCTCAATTCGGCGTAGAGTTCGGCGCCGGCAGCCGCCATGGGTACGGCGGCGCCCACCGCGGCGGCACTTTCCAGCACGAAGGAAAGGTCCTTGTGCATGAACTTCGCCGGGCCGGTGGGCTCGTAGTGCTTCGCGGCGAGACGGGGCCCGACGACGTCCAGAACCGTGCTTCCCGCCAGTCCGCCGGAAAGCACCTCATACAAGGCTTGGACATCCATGCCGGAGCGTTCGGCGAGCTCAGCGGCCTCGGCAAGCGCCGCCGTCGTGGTTCCCACGATGAGCTGGTTACAGGCTTTCGCCAGCGATCCGGACCCCAGGCGCCCCAGCCGCCGGACTGTGCTGCCCATGGCACTGAAGAGGGGAAGGAGCCGTTTGAAGTCTCCTTCCTCCGCGCCCGCCATGATGGCCAGGGTTCCGTCCTCGGCACCTTTGGTGCCGCCGCTGACGGGTGCATCGACGACGACGGCGTTGCCGCCGCTGGCGGAAGCCACCCTCGCCCCGAAGTTCTTCACGGCTGCCGGGGAGACGCTGCTCATGACCACGACGGCGGTGCCCGGTTCAGGTGCCTGTACGGACCAGGCACCCAGCAGCCCGGCCGCCGCATCCTCGATGTAGGAGAGATCAGGGAGCATAAAAATAATGACCGGTTCGTCGCGCAGCGATGCGACGTCTGCGGCGCGGACGCCGCCGCGGGCCGCAAAGTCATCCAGCGCAGCGGCTGACCTGTTCCACCCGGTGACGGCCCATCCGGCCTTCAGCAGGTTGGCAGCCATGTGGGCGCCCATCAGGCCCAGGCCGACGAAACCGGCTCTCTTTTCGCCCGAACCTTCACTCAAATCGTGGTCTGTCTGCTCGATCATCGGCAGCGGCACCTCACTTCATTGTGGTTAATGGAGGGAAATCTGTTCAATATCCTAGCCTCCATTCAGTATGATGAACACTATGACGACTAAAACCACCGTCGCAATCGCCGTCCCGCTCGAAGCTGAGCTGGTTGGGCGCATCCGCGCCGTAGATCCCGCCGTGACCGTCCTCTATGAGCCCGACCTCCTCCCGCCCGAACGGTTCCCGGCGGACCACTCCGGCGATCCGGACTTCAAGCGGACCCCCGAACAGGAGGAGCGGTACTGGGACATGCTGAACAAGGCCGACATCCTGTACGGATTCCCCAATGAGAATCCTGCCGGGCTGGCCCGCATTGCAGCAAGCAACCCCCGGCTCCAGTGGATCCACGCAATGGCCGCAGGCGCGGGCGGAGCCGTGAAGGCATCCGGCCTGGACCAGGAAACCCTGCAGAAATTCAAGGTCACCACCTCCGCCGGAGTTCACGCCCTGCCGCTGGCGGAGTTCGCAGCACTGGGTATCCTCAACGGCTTCAAGCGCAGCGCCGAGCTGGCCGTGGACCAGGCAGCCAAGGTCTGGCCTGAACTGCGCACGCCGACGCGCCTTGTGAACGGCTCCACCCTGGTGGTGACGGGCCTCGGCGAGATCGGGCTGGAAACCGCCCGCATCGCCCGGGCGCTCGGCATGAAAGTCAGCGGAACGAAGCGGACCGTGGAGCCGATCGAGGGCATCGAGGAGGTTGCCGGCAACGACGGCCTGGCCGGGCTGCTCGCTTCGGCAGACGCCGTCGTCAACACCCTGCCCGGCACGCCGTATACGGAAAAGCTGTTCAGCAGCGAAGTGTTCGCTGCCATGAAGCCGGGCACGGTGTTCGTCAACGTGGGCCGCGGCACCGTGGTGGACGAGGACGCACTGCTGGAGGCGCTCGACAGCGGCCAGGTTGGCTACGCCTGCCTCGACGTCTTCGCCGTCGAGCCGCTGCCGCAGGACAGCCCGCTGTGGAACCACCCCCAGGTCATGGTGTCCCCGCACACCTCGGCCCTGAGCGCGGCGGAGAACCGGCTGATCGCCGAACGCTTCAGCAGCAACCTGCGCACGTTCCTCGACGGCGGGGAGCTCCCCCACCTCGTGGACACCGTGCACTTCTACTAGACCGGGCCAATCCCGGGGTCCACCGGATCCCGCGGCACGCGCGCAGAACAGGGCGGCTCCTCCAATAACGGAGGGGCCGCCCTTGTTGTGGACTGCCGGGATCTATTGCCGCCGCGCCCGGACGACATCGGCGGCGCTCTCTGCCTGGCCCCGCGTAGCAAGTCCTGCCACCACACCGTCGATGTCGGCATCGGGCCGGTTCTGGCTGAGCTTGGCCTTGGCCTCGATCCGGGTGATCACCAGTTCGAGGCCTACGATGGCGCGCAGCTGGCCGGAGATGTAGCGCTCCGGTGCATCGTCCACGCTCCATGGGTGATCGAAGCCTGCCTCGTTGACGTCGGTCAGCCGCCTGACCTGGCCGGCGAGCCAGGCCGGGTCGTCGTGGATCACCAGGTTCCCGTACACGTGGGCCGTGGAGTAGTTCCAGGTGGGCACAACGCGCCCGTGCTCGGCCTTCGAGGCGTACCAGGACGCCGAGATGTAGGCGTCGGCGCCCTGAATGATCATGAGTGATTCTCCAATCGGAGCTTCGGACCACTGCGGGTTGTTCCGGGCAACGTGGGCGTGCAGGGCACCGTGCCCGCCCACCGAGGGATCGAAGACGAACGGCAGCAGCGTGGCGAGAAGGCCCTGCGAGGTCTGGGTGATCAGATTGGCCGAGCCCGGGCGGGCTAGGAGGTCATGGATGGCGTCCGCTCCGGCTGCGAAGTGGGCTGGGATGTACATGGGATCTTCCTTCCTTTCCTTTCGATGTTCAGGGATTCCGGCCCGGCAGCGCCGGCCCAGAGGATGACGGCGCCGGCCTGAGCCGGACCCGCACGGCTGCGCCGGCGCAAAGGATGACGGCGAGGCCGCCCAAGATGGTCATCCAGGTCAGGGCCTCGCCGAGGAGGAGCCCGGCCCAGCAGATACTCAGCACCGGCTGGATGAGCTGGATCTGGCTGACCTTGGACATGGGGCCGACGGCCAGGCCCCGGTACCAGGCGAAGAAGCCCAGGAACATGCTCACCACGCCCAGGTACGCGAACGCCGCCCACTGGACCGGAGTGGCCGCCGGCGGCTGCTGGGTTGCGGAGAGCACCGTCAGGACCACCATCAGCGGCGACGCCAGCACCAACGCCCAGGACACGGTCTGCCAGGCGCCGAGCTCGCGGGCCAGCAGGCCGCCCTCCGCGTAGCCGATGGCTGCGGCCACTACTGCGCCAAGGAGCAGCAGGTCCGCCGAGTGCAGCTGTCCGGATCCACCGGACTGCATGGAGGCGAAGGCGATGGCCGCCAGCGCGCCCACGCCGGTGATAAGCCAGAATGCCACGGGTGGACGCTCGCGCGCCCGAAGAACAGCGGCCATTGCCGTCGCTGCCGGAAGCAGGGCGATGACGACGGCGCCGTGGCTGGCTGGCGTGGTGGTCAGCGCGAAGGAACTTAGCAAGGGAAACCCGATGACGACGCCGCCCGCAACCACCGCGAGCCGGGCCCACTGCACACCGGAGGGGAAGCGCTGACGTGTGAGCGTAAGGGCAAAGGCCGCCAGGACCGCGGCCACCACTGCCCTGCCGGACCCGATAAACAACGGGGAGAGCCCCGCGACGGCCACCTTGGTGAAGGGAACCGTGAACGAGAAGGCCGCTACTCCGAGGAGGCCCCACCACAGTCCGGAACGCTCACGGGACAGTACCACTGGGCGAATTAGCGTAGTAGCGCTACTATTGTCTCTCATGAACAACGATAGCAGCTCTCGAATTGCAGCGCGACTGCGGGAGTGGATCACCAAAGCGGCACCAGGATCCCGGCTGCCGTCTACGCGGTCGCTCGTGGCCGACTACCAGGCCAGTCCGGTGACCGTGCAAAAAGCGCTGCAGGCACTGACTGCGCAGGGCCTGATCGAAAGCCGGCCCGGAGTCGGGACTTTCGTGCGGGCCGTCCGGACGGCGCGTCCCTCAGACTACGGCTGGCAGACAGCGGCGCTGCGGTCACCGCTGGCGCAGCTTCCGTCATCCTCCACCACCATGCGCGATGTGGCGAACGACGCCATCGCCTTCCACTCCGGCTACCCGGACCGCGAACTCCTGCCTGAAAGGCTGGTGCGTGCCGCCCTTACCCGGGCCGCCCGGGGCAATGCAGCGTTATCCCGTCCCCCGGCAGCGGGCCTGCCGGAACTGCAGTCGTGGTTCGCCCACGAACTCGGCGCCTCGACGCCGGCCGGAACCACACCGCCGAACCCGAGCGACGTCGTCGTACTGCCCGGGAGCCAAAGCGGTCTCAGCTCCATCTTCAGCGCCCTCGCCGGCCGCGGACAGCCATTGTTGATGGAGTCACCAACCTACTGGGGCGCCATCCTGGCGGCGGCGCAGGCAGGCGTCCGCGTTGTCCCGGTGCCCAGCGGACCGGACGGTCCGGACCCGGCGGAACTGGCCCGGGCTTTTGACGAAACCGGCGCGCGCCTGTTTTACGCCCAGCCGAACTACGCGAATCCCACCGGTGCGCAGTGGGCCGCCGGACGGGGTGAACAGGTCCTGGATGTGGTGCGCGGAAAAGGCGCATTCCTGGTGGAGGACGACTGGGCGCACGACTTCGGCATCACCACCAGCCCAGTTCCGGTCGCCTCCCGCGACGACTCCGGCCACGTTGTCTACCTCCGCTCCCTGACCAAGAGCGTGTCCCCGGCCATCCGCATCGCCGCCGTGATCGCGCGCGGCCCGGCACGTGAGCGCATCCTCGCGGACCGGGCAGCCGAGTCAATGTATGTCAGTGGCCTGCTCCAGGCCGCAGCGCTCGACGTCGTGACGCAGCCCGGGTGGCAGACGCACCTGCGCAGCCTCCGGCACCAGTTGCAGTCGCGCCGCGACCTGCTGGTCACCAGCATGCGCGAGCACGCCCCGCAGGCGCACATCGAGCAGGTCCCCAAGGGAGGGCTGAACCTCTGGGCCCGCCTGCCCGACGGCACGGACCTTGAACGGCTGGCCAGCGACTGCGAAAGCGCCGGCGTGATCATCGCCGCCGGGCGGGAGTGGTTCCCGGCCGAGCCTGCCGGCGCCTTCATCCGCCTCAACTACTCCGGGTCCAACCCCGGAGCCTTTCCGGAAGGTGCGCGGATCATCGGCCAGGCGCTGGAGCGCATCACTTCCTCCTAGAGGTCAGGAAAGCACGCAAAAGCCGTGGCTCCGTCCGAACGGACGGAGCCACGGCCTCGATTTGGGGTGCAGTTCCGGTGCTGCGGGTGGGTGCTAGCTGGCGTCCTCGGTGAGGACGAGGTCGCGGCCATTGGTCTCCGGCGTAAAGAACGTCGTGGCGAAGGAGATCAGCGCGAGCACCAGCGAATAGATGGCGGGCACCAGCCAGGAGTGATTCGTGGCAGCCAGCAGGGCCACACCGATCATCGGCGCAAATCCGCCGGCAAGAACGGCTGAGAGTTCCCGGCTCAGGGCCACGCCGGTGAAACGGTGCTGCGAACCGAACAGCTCCGGGAGAAGTGCGCACTGCGGCCCGAGCATGGATTGGACGCCCAGGGCGATGCCAACCACCATGACAGCCCACACCAGGGTGACGTTGCCCAACGTGATCAGGTAGAAGGCCGGAAGGGCGATGATCGCCTGGAAGAGGGCCCCGTACCGGTACACCGGAACACGCCCAAACCGGTCAGACAGGGCCCCGAAGACCACCACCATGACGGCGGCGCAGGCAGCTGCGATCAGGAGCCCGGTGGAACCGATGAATTTGTCGCCGGGGAACACGCCGGCCGGCATGCTGATGAAGGAGACCAGGAGCGCCGAGTAGATGGACGAGTTTCCGTTTTCGCCCATGCGCAGGCCGATGCCGACGAGCACGTTCTTCTTGGAATGCTTCCAGATCTGGCCAACGGGGTTCTTGACCACGGCCTTGTGCTTTTCCAGCTCCTGGAAGACCGGTGTTTCTTTCAGCCTGAGCCGGATAAACACCGCGACGGCAATCAGGATGAAGCTTGCCAGGAACGGCACACGCCACAGCCATCCCTGGAGAACTGATTTGTCGGCGAGTGCCATCAGCGCGAAAGTGCCGGCACCAAGCAGGGTTCCCAGCTGGATTCCCACAAACGGCAGCGCGGCAAAGAACCCACGACGGCGGCGCGGAGCCACTTCGGAAATGAGCGTCGTTGCGCCTGCCTGCTCTGCGCCGGCCCCAAGCCCCTGGACTATGCGGAACACAACCAGGAGCACTGCACCCAGCATTCCGGCCTGCTCAAACGTTGGCAGCAGGCCGATGGCGAAGCTAGCCATACCCATCATGCCGATCGTGAGCAGGAGGACCATTTTCCGGCCGAAGCGGTCGCCGATGTAGCCGAAGACGACTCCGCCAAAGGGCGGGCCGCAAAGCCGACGCCGAACGTGGCGAGAGACGCGATGACGGCGCCGGTTTCCCCCAGCGGGGAGAAGAACAGCGGCCCGAAGATGAGGGCCGAGGCCAGCCCGTAGATGTAGAAATCGTAGTACTCCAGAGCGGAGCCTACGGAGCTGGCAAGAAGTGCCCTCCGCAGTTGTTCCGGTTCGACGACAGTGCCGTCCACATCGGCAATCGGTGATTTAGTACGAGTTGTCACTAGCACTCCCTTGAGAACACTCCAGACCCCCGTTGGTCTGGTGGGATAGCGCAACACCGGTGGTGTCGATCACTATATTGAACAGAGTACAGCACCCTGAACAGATAGCCAATGATGAAATCCGTTTTATTTTCCCGGGGGTTTAGCGCTTGCCTTATGCGCCCCTCCAGGGGGCTGTGCTAGCCCATGGGATTGCCCAGGGACCGGGCCAGCTCCTTGAGTTCCTTCACCATCATGGCGCCCTGCTCGTCGGAGTAGGTGGCCTTCAGTGCCGTGACGGAAAGCCCCAGGCTGGGGCCATGGGCTCCCCTGGTGGGCACGGAGACGGCCAGGCAGACCACGCCCGTGGTTGACTCTTCGTCCTCGAAGGCAAATCCCCGCTCGCGGATCACAGGCAGCTGCTCCTTAAACTCGGCTCCCGTTCGCAGCGACTTCGGAGTCAGCACGGGAAGCTCCGCGTCATCCGGGAACATCTCCTCGATGTCATGGTCGTGAAGCCGGGCAATGAGCGCCTTCCCGACAGCACACAGTGACACCGGCATCTTGTCGCCGATATTGGAGGTCAGGCGGACCGCCGGGTGGCCCTCGTACCGGGCCAGATAGATGACATTCGTACCGTCGAGCATGGCGATGCGAACGGTTTCGCCGGAGAGAGTGGGGGCCTGTTCACAGAAGCGGTAGAACTCCTGGACCTCGTCCAGCCGGCTGAGGTACGCCGCGCCGAGCTCCACGAGCTTGCGGCCGAGCGTAAAGTCCGCCCCCTGGCGGTTGATCAGCCGGGCCTCCTCGAGAGCGAGGAGCAGGTTGGAGGTAGATGACTTGGGAATCCCCAGCTCCCTGGCGAGGTCGCTGAGAGTGAGGCGTCCCGTCGCGGAGGCAGCCAAAGCCTCCAGCACGGCGGCGGCACGCGTCACGGCCGGCGCCGGAGACGCACTCCCCAGTCCATCAGAGGTGCGGGGAGCTCGGGAATCGGCCATGATTCTCCTTAAAGGGTCAGGCGCGTCCGTTACGGCGCCATTCGAGAACGTGTTCAATCAGCTGAACAGTAACCATCATAATGTGTGGACATCCATTTTGTTCCCCCTGCGCCTTATGGCCCGGGCGTGCGAAACCCGCCGTACGGGACGTCAACCATGAAAGGCGCGACCTTCACAGCCCAAGCTGTTTCACATTTCGAAAAATTCACTGTATATTCAACTTCAAGCCTTCCACCGCGGCATCCCCCAATAGCCGCGGTGGAAGGCTTTTCCAATTCCCCGGCGGTTCCGGGGGCCGGGCGTCAGGCAGCGTCGGCTACGGACTCCCGCAGCCGCCAGCCGCCGCCGAGCCCGTCGCGGACCAGTTCCATGGTGGTTAGCGCTGAATTCGCATTCCTCCCGAGCCGCACCTGGACCTGCCAGACCTCGATATCCACCCTGCCCAGGCCCTTGGGCATCCTGCGTTCGGCCTCCCACCAGCTGATGCGCTCAAACCAGCGGACCGGCTCCGCGCCGATGGTCCATTCGCGGCCACCGCGGGTGACCGCAAGTGGACGGCCATCCGGTGCCATCCTCATCATGACGTGTTCCATGCCGCAACACTATGGACAGGGTCCGACAATTTTGCCCCTGGCCGCAAACACTAAAAAACCCCGCCCTTGCTGACCTTTCGGACTGCAATGACGGGGTTTCGCTGGTGGGTCCTACCGGGATCGAACCGATGACATCCACGGTGTAAACGTGGCGCTCTACCAGCTGAGCTAAAGACCCAAACCGTGACTTCAGCGCCTCAGCGCTTCAACCAACGAACAGCAACTGTACCGGATAAATCCCGCAAAACGCCAATCGGGGCCGACGCCAGGCTGCCGTGAGGCGCACATCACAGATCCGGCAGCTCGGCGGCAAGCCAGGCAAGTGATTCGCTGACACCGGCCTCCAGCTTGATCGTGGCCAGGTCATCACCCCGCGTGGCCCCCCGGTTGATGATCACTACCGGCTTCTCCTGCTTGGCCGCATGCCGGACGAAGCGAAGTCCACTCATGACAGTCAGTGAGGATCCGGCAACAACCAGTGCGCCCGCCTCATCAACCATGGCGTAGGAACGCTCGACCCGGTCCCTGGGAACATTTTCGCCGAAGTAGACAAAGTCGGGCTTGAGGGTGCCGCCGCAGGCCGGGCAGTGCGCGACGACGAAATCACGGATGAGATCCGCATCCTCAACGGTGGCGTCGGCGTCGGGCGCCATTTCCACGAGGCCGCCCGCAAGTGCCCGTTCCAGGAATCCGGGGTTGAGTTCTTCCAGGACGCCTGCCAGCAGGGTCCTGCTGTAACGCCGCGCGCAGTCAAGGCAGGCAACCCGGTCAAACCGCCCGTGCAGGTCCACCACATTGACGCTGCCGGCATCCTCGTGGAGACGGTCGACGTTTTGGGTGATGAGGCCGGTCAGGAGTCCGCGGTGCTCCAACCGGGCGGCCGCAGCGTGCCCGCCATTGGGGTCGGCGCGCCGAAGGTGGGACCAGCCAATATGGTTTCGTGCCCAGTACCTCTGCCGGTTGTCCGGGTGGCCGAGGAACTCCTGATAGGTCATGGGTGCCCTGGGCGCAGCACCAGGTCCGCGGTAGTCCGGGATACCCGAGTCAGTACTTAGTCCGGCTCCGGTGAGGAGGGCGAAGCGGATGCCGGCCAGGGTGTCGCGGATGCCCCGGAGTACACCGAGTTCGTCCGCGGATGGAGGGG
This genomic window from Arthrobacter sp. 24S4-2 contains:
- a CDS encoding L-idonate 5-dehydrogenase translates to MSAVSALPASGPAVVAHAAGDLRIEDVPLAAPAADQAVVEVVYGGICGSDLHYWLHGAAGESILKAPMVLGHEIVGVVAQAAADGTGPAAGTPVAVHPATPGPGAARYPEDRPNLSPGCTYLGSAARFPHTDGAFSRYAVLPARMLRPLPESLRLRTAALAEPAAVAWHAVARAGDVKGKTALVIGSGPIGALAVAVLKRAGAERIVAVDMHPKPLEIARAVGAHEVLKADDAEAIAAVEADVVIESSGRHHGLASAIKGTVRGGKVVMVGLLPSGPQPVLISLAITRELELLGSFRFNSEIDEVIAALADGTLFVDPVVTHDFPLERGLEAFEMARNSAESGKVLLDFRPTAEE
- a CDS encoding SDR family oxidoreductase codes for the protein MSALFDLTGRIALVTGSSRGIGNALARALADAGATVVLNGINPERLKAAEAAMAADYPPGRVHSCAFDVTKDTGAARGVAWVEENVGPLEILVNNAGIQHRVPMLELEVSDWERVIKTDLTSAFLVGREAARHMIPRGHGKIINICSVQTDLARPTIAPYVAAKGGLRNLTRAMTAEWAASGLQINGIAPGYIHTEMTQNLVDDEQFNSWILGRTPAHRWGTVQDLAGPAVWLASDGSNFVNGQTIFIDGGMTVVV
- a CDS encoding NAD(P)-dependent oxidoreductase gives rise to the protein MIEQTDHDLSEGSGEKRAGFVGLGLMGAHMAANLLKAGWAVTGWNRSAAALDDFAARGGVRAADVASLRDEPVIIFMLPDLSYIEDAAAGLLGAWSVQAPEPGTAVVVMSSVSPAAVKNFGARVASASGGNAVVVDAPVSGGTKGAEDGTLAIMAGAEEGDFKRLLPLFSAMGSTVRRLGRLGSGSLAKACNQLIVGTTTAALAEAAELAERSGMDVQALYEVLSGGLAGSTVLDVVGPRLAAKHYEPTGPAKFMHKDLSFVLESAAAVGAAVPMAAAGAELYAELRRQGLGDLDLAAVRQTISNLSDHNAVKTN
- a CDS encoding D-2-hydroxyacid dehydrogenase, with product MMNTMTTKTTVAIAVPLEAELVGRIRAVDPAVTVLYEPDLLPPERFPADHSGDPDFKRTPEQEERYWDMLNKADILYGFPNENPAGLARIAASNPRLQWIHAMAAGAGGAVKASGLDQETLQKFKVTTSAGVHALPLAEFAALGILNGFKRSAELAVDQAAKVWPELRTPTRLVNGSTLVVTGLGEIGLETARIARALGMKVSGTKRTVEPIEGIEEVAGNDGLAGLLASADAVVNTLPGTPYTEKLFSSEVFAAMKPGTVFVNVGRGTVVDEDALLEALDSGQVGYACLDVFAVEPLPQDSPLWNHPQVMVSPHTSALSAAENRLIAERFSSNLRTFLDGGELPHLVDTVHFY
- a CDS encoding FMN-binding negative transcriptional regulator; its protein translation is MYIPAHFAAGADAIHDLLARPGSANLITQTSQGLLATLLPFVFDPSVGGHGALHAHVARNNPQWSEAPIGESLMIIQGADAYISASWYASKAEHGRVVPTWNYSTAHVYGNLVIHDDPAWLAGQVRRLTDVNEAGFDHPWSVDDAPERYISGQLRAIVGLELVITRIEAKAKLSQNRPDADIDGVVAGLATRGQAESAADVVRARRQ
- a CDS encoding DMT family transporter translates to MRDNSSATTLIRPVVLSRERSGLWWGLLGVAAFSFTVPFTKVAVAGLSPLFIGSGRAVVAAVLAAFALTLTRQRFPSGVQWARLAVVAGGVVIGFPLLSSFALTTTPASHGAVVIALLPAATAMAAVLRARERPPVAFWLITGVGALAAIAFASMQSGGSGQLHSADLLLLGAVVAAAIGYAEGGLLARELGAWQTVSWALVLASPLMVVLTVLSATQQPPAATPVQWAAFAYLGVVSMFLGFFAWYRGLAVGPMSKVSQIQLIQPVLSICWAGLLLGEALTWMTILGGLAVILCAGAAVRVRLRPAPSSSGPALPGRNP
- a CDS encoding PLP-dependent aminotransferase family protein, encoding MNNDSSSRIAARLREWITKAAPGSRLPSTRSLVADYQASPVTVQKALQALTAQGLIESRPGVGTFVRAVRTARPSDYGWQTAALRSPLAQLPSSSTTMRDVANDAIAFHSGYPDRELLPERLVRAALTRAARGNAALSRPPAAGLPELQSWFAHELGASTPAGTTPPNPSDVVVLPGSQSGLSSIFSALAGRGQPLLMESPTYWGAILAAAQAGVRVVPVPSGPDGPDPAELARAFDETGARLFYAQPNYANPTGAQWAAGRGEQVLDVVRGKGAFLVEDDWAHDFGITTSPVPVASRDDSGHVVYLRSLTKSVSPAIRIAAVIARGPARERILADRAAESMYVSGLLQAAALDVVTQPGWQTHLRSLRHQLQSRRDLLVTSMREHAPQAHIEQVPKGGLNLWARLPDGTDLERLASDCESAGVIIAAGREWFPAEPAGAFIRLNYSGSNPGAFPEGARIIGQALERITSS
- a CDS encoding IclR family transcriptional regulator codes for the protein MADSRAPRTSDGLGSASPAPAVTRAAAVLEALAASATGRLTLSDLARELGIPKSSTSNLLLALEEARLINRQGADFTLGRKLVELGAAYLSRLDEVQEFYRFCEQAPTLSGETVRIAMLDGTNVIYLARYEGHPAVRLTSNIGDKMPVSLCAVGKALIARLHDHDIEEMFPDDAELPVLTPKSLRTGAEFKEQLPVIRERGFAFEDEESTTGVVCLAVSVPTRGAHGPSLGLSVTALKATYSDEQGAMMVKELKELARSLGNPMG
- a CDS encoding NAD-dependent protein deacetylase, producing the protein MRERRPGVGMTGFASLPPVGAAPPSADELGVLRGIRDTLAGIRFALLTGAGLSTDSGIPDYRGPGAAPRAPMTYQEFLGHPDNRQRYWARNHIGWSHLRRADPNGGHAAAARLEHRGLLTGLITQNVDRLHEDAGSVNVVDLHGRFDRVACLDCARRYSRTLLAGVLEELNPGFLERALAGGLVEMAPDADATVEDADLIRDFVVAHCPACGGTLKPDFVYFGENVPRDRVERSYAMVDEAGALVVAGSSLTVMSGLRFVRHAAKQEKPVVIINRGATRGDDLATIKLEAGVSESLAWLAAELPDL